A genomic region of Kribbella sp. NBC_00382 contains the following coding sequences:
- a CDS encoding RNA polymerase sigma factor, producing the protein MDLLRDVSTAELVKRAQATDQAAWNALTARYTNLLWSVARSMRLGNDDAADAVQTTWLRLVERLDTVRDPEHLGSWLATTVRRECLAILRRRVPTPTETDWDSLPDDDAAPLDAGLLKTEQDSALWRAFRALKPRCQALLRVLMADPPPPYAEVAVALDMPVGSIGPSRQRCIADLRRLALP; encoded by the coding sequence ATGGATCTGCTGCGAGATGTCAGCACTGCCGAGCTCGTCAAGCGAGCGCAGGCGACTGACCAAGCGGCCTGGAACGCCCTGACGGCGCGGTACACCAACCTTTTGTGGTCGGTGGCCCGCAGTATGCGACTCGGCAACGACGATGCCGCCGACGCCGTCCAGACGACCTGGCTCCGGTTGGTCGAACGGCTGGACACCGTGCGCGATCCGGAACACCTGGGCAGCTGGCTGGCGACGACCGTACGCCGGGAGTGCCTCGCGATCCTCCGACGCCGGGTGCCGACGCCGACCGAGACCGACTGGGACAGCCTGCCGGACGACGACGCCGCTCCACTCGACGCCGGGTTGCTGAAGACCGAGCAGGACTCCGCTCTGTGGCGAGCGTTCCGTGCACTGAAGCCGCGTTGCCAGGCTCTGCTGCGCGTCTTGATGGCGGATCCACCTCCGCCGTACGCCGAAGTCGCGGTCGCCCTCGACATGCCGGTCGGAAGTATCGGCCCGTCCCGCCAGCGTTGTATCGCTGACCTTCGCCGATTGGCCTTGCCATGA
- a CDS encoding CHAT domain-containing protein: MSVASGDPRTGRQHAPDDLLRLAVARPAEAMAAASKLLSQSLDPRSASIAHQAKGIVLRDSGQAVEAIAELRRAVRLAGRSGDPERTADVEATLGLTLGLAGRAAEGLAALDKAVALSNGIHGGRVLMRRGYLLRVLGRYDEALADLRRAVKVLRAGGDRIWEARSRTHRFLVYAALGQATRADHDLVVAEQLLTAEGQDLESAMAIHNRADLAYQSGDLPEALGFLDEAAARYAALQTSWPSFAIDRSAVLLAAGLASEALSCAEEALANETGMGTARADLLFAAAQAAQAAGQPALAGERAAGAAELFRRQGRQSWQARASFVVLQSRYAAGQRGARLSTQAGRLADRLDELHSTEAASAHLFAGRLAAEVGRQDEADRHLATAARFRHRGPAYGHAAGWLAQALRAEGRGATAATLIACRRGLQAAGDHQRSLAAPELRAHAAAYGTELAALAQRHAVRRGDARMLLRWSELWRAGALAVPPVHGPDDRELAEELAALRNVTSRLNESEPGPATDRLLTDRTRLESAIRSRTRRLAAHPPTTPAEAGEAGDLEELLGGLGEYRLVELTEVDGELFAITVIGRRVRMHRVGPVAGAVREIELARFMLRRLARGRPPARALEALEAAGQRLQQVLLGPAAADLHRADPGGADLGGAPVIVVPPARLQSAPWAMLPALGAVPLTVAPSAALWLKAGRTQAPSRRRVALVVGPGLDGSGSELELINKGYPDAVTLLDESATAEAALTALDGAWTAHIAAHGIFRTDNPLFSNFTLHDGPLTIYDLGRLRRAPQRLILSSCESGVAAAVGADELLGVVSALVPLGTASLLASVVPVNDAATAGLMVDFHEHLRGGASFGTALHAVRASIADDPVMLATALSFVALGC, from the coding sequence GTGTCAGTTGCCAGTGGCGACCCCCGTACAGGCCGTCAGCATGCTCCTGACGACCTGCTTCGACTCGCGGTGGCCCGGCCTGCCGAGGCGATGGCTGCGGCGAGCAAGCTGCTCAGCCAGTCGCTGGATCCGCGGAGCGCGTCGATCGCCCACCAGGCGAAGGGCATCGTGCTGCGCGACTCGGGGCAGGCGGTCGAGGCCATCGCGGAGCTTCGCCGGGCCGTTCGGTTGGCCGGCAGGTCCGGCGATCCGGAGCGGACCGCCGATGTCGAGGCGACCCTCGGGCTCACCTTGGGGCTGGCCGGGCGCGCGGCCGAAGGACTCGCGGCCCTGGACAAGGCCGTTGCGCTCAGCAATGGGATTCACGGTGGACGCGTCCTCATGCGCAGGGGATATCTGTTGCGGGTGCTCGGCCGGTACGACGAAGCGCTCGCCGACCTTCGCCGGGCAGTCAAGGTACTGCGCGCAGGGGGCGACCGCATCTGGGAGGCGCGCTCGCGCACCCACCGCTTCCTCGTGTACGCCGCTCTCGGGCAAGCGACCCGTGCGGACCACGACCTGGTGGTCGCCGAGCAGTTGCTGACCGCCGAGGGGCAGGACCTGGAGTCGGCGATGGCGATCCACAACCGGGCTGATCTGGCCTATCAGAGTGGTGATCTGCCAGAGGCGCTCGGATTTCTCGACGAGGCGGCGGCTCGCTATGCGGCGCTGCAGACGTCCTGGCCGAGCTTCGCCATCGACCGATCGGCGGTACTGCTCGCTGCGGGGCTGGCGTCCGAAGCCCTCTCGTGTGCGGAGGAGGCGCTGGCCAACGAGACGGGCATGGGAACCGCAAGGGCTGACCTGCTCTTCGCCGCGGCCCAGGCTGCGCAAGCTGCAGGACAGCCGGCTCTGGCCGGGGAACGCGCTGCGGGAGCTGCCGAACTCTTCCGGCGACAGGGCCGGCAGAGCTGGCAGGCTCGGGCATCCTTTGTCGTGCTCCAGTCGCGGTACGCCGCTGGGCAGCGTGGTGCTCGCCTGAGCACTCAGGCCGGCCGGCTGGCGGATCGGCTTGATGAGCTGCACTCCACTGAGGCGGCCTCCGCGCATCTGTTCGCGGGTCGGCTGGCCGCAGAGGTAGGTCGTCAGGATGAGGCGGATCGGCACCTTGCGACCGCTGCTCGCTTCCGTCACCGCGGGCCTGCGTACGGTCATGCTGCGGGTTGGCTCGCGCAGGCGTTGCGGGCGGAAGGTCGGGGCGCCACCGCTGCGACGCTGATCGCTTGTCGACGGGGGTTGCAGGCTGCTGGGGATCATCAACGTTCGCTGGCTGCGCCTGAGTTGCGCGCGCATGCGGCGGCGTACGGGACCGAGCTCGCGGCCCTCGCCCAGCGTCACGCCGTACGACGAGGCGACGCCCGCATGTTGTTGCGTTGGAGCGAACTGTGGCGGGCAGGTGCATTGGCCGTACCACCGGTGCACGGACCCGATGATCGTGAACTCGCCGAGGAGCTCGCCGCCCTCCGCAACGTCACCTCCCGACTCAACGAGTCCGAGCCAGGCCCCGCCACCGACCGCCTCCTCACCGACCGCACCCGCCTCGAATCCGCCATCCGCTCCAGAACCCGCCGCCTCGCCGCTCATCCGCCTACTACCCCAGCAGAAGCGGGGGAGGCGGGTGATCTCGAGGAGTTGCTGGGTGGCCTGGGGGAGTACCGGCTGGTTGAGCTGACTGAGGTTGATGGTGAACTGTTCGCGATCACCGTGATCGGTCGGCGGGTCCGGATGCATCGGGTCGGGCCGGTGGCCGGGGCTGTGCGGGAGATCGAGTTGGCCAGGTTCATGCTGCGCCGGCTGGCTCGGGGCCGACCGCCGGCCCGGGCGCTGGAAGCCCTTGAAGCAGCGGGCCAGCGCCTTCAGCAAGTGCTCCTCGGCCCAGCCGCCGCCGACCTGCACAGAGCGGACCCAGGGGGAGCCGACCTGGGCGGCGCTCCCGTCATCGTCGTTCCCCCCGCTCGACTGCAGTCCGCGCCCTGGGCGATGTTGCCGGCGTTGGGGGCGGTTCCGCTGACAGTGGCGCCCTCCGCGGCGTTGTGGCTGAAGGCCGGCCGCACGCAGGCCCCGTCGCGTCGCCGCGTGGCGCTGGTCGTCGGTCCTGGTCTGGACGGCAGCGGCAGCGAACTCGAACTGATCAACAAGGGCTACCCGGATGCGGTCACGCTGCTCGACGAGAGCGCGACCGCCGAGGCCGCGCTGACCGCGCTCGACGGTGCCTGGACCGCGCACATCGCCGCCCACGGCATCTTCCGCACCGACAACCCGCTCTTCTCCAACTTCACCCTGCACGACGGCCCACTGACCATCTACGATCTTGGCCGCCTGCGCCGGGCCCCACAAAGACTCATCCTGTCCAGCTGCGAGTCCGGCGTCGCAGCCGCCGTCGGCGCCGACGAGCTCCTCGGCGTCGTCTCCGCACTGGTCCCGCTCGGTACGGCCAGCCTGCTCGCCAGCGTCGTACCGGTGAACGACGCCGCCACCGCCGGCCTGATGGTCGACTTCCACGAACACCTGCGGGGCGGAGCATCCTTCGGTACTGCGTTGCACGCGGTCCGGGCGAGCATCGCCGACGATCCGGTCATGCTCGCCACCGCGTTGTCCTTCGTCGCGCTCGGGTGCTGA
- a CDS encoding AMP-dependent synthetase/ligase: MREFTTPAVIEPPTTGSLSDAVWANASSHPDTAVFSRRVKGGGWLDITAAEFAQHVSGVAKGLIAAGVKHGDRVALLSATRYEWTLIDYAIWSIGAATVPIYETSSASQIQWILTDSEAVVAIVENPAHGVVVESARTEAPSLQEVWQIESGAVDQLTVLGQEITDAELDKRRTAVVPGDLATLIYTSGTTGRPKGCKISHSNFMDELGTATKVLPDLFKLEGASTLLFLPLAHVFARIIQVGCVLMRVKVAHTADVKNLVPDLGEFKPTFILSVPRVFEKVFNTASQTAHSAGRGKIFDAAAETAIAYSEAQDKGGAGFGLKAKHALYDKLVYGKLRAVLGGRVEYAVSGGAPLGNRLGHFFRGIGVPVLEGYGLTETTAALAVNLPDDIRVGTVGKPLPGVTVGVAADGELCFKGGQVMLGYWKNDEATAAAIDSDGWFHTGDLGEFDADGFIKITGRKKEILVTAGGKNVAPAVLEDRIRLHPLVSQCMVVGDGKPFIAALVTIDPETIPAWAEKHGKPNDMSVLVDDKDLIAEIQTAIDDANTAVSKAEGIKKFSILEEDWTQENGELSLKLSLRRHIVMKKHEADVEALYQK, encoded by the coding sequence ATGCGTGAGTTCACCACCCCTGCTGTGATCGAGCCGCCGACCACCGGCAGCTTGAGCGATGCCGTCTGGGCGAACGCTTCGTCCCATCCTGACACCGCGGTGTTCAGTAGGCGGGTCAAGGGTGGCGGCTGGCTGGACATCACCGCCGCGGAGTTCGCGCAGCACGTCAGTGGGGTGGCGAAGGGCCTGATCGCGGCCGGGGTCAAGCACGGCGACCGGGTCGCACTGCTGAGTGCCACGCGGTACGAGTGGACCCTGATCGACTACGCGATCTGGAGCATCGGCGCGGCCACCGTACCGATCTACGAGACCTCGTCGGCATCGCAGATCCAGTGGATCCTGACCGACTCCGAAGCGGTCGTCGCGATCGTCGAGAACCCGGCGCACGGCGTCGTCGTCGAGTCCGCCCGGACCGAGGCGCCGTCGCTGCAGGAGGTCTGGCAGATCGAGTCGGGCGCGGTCGACCAGCTCACGGTCCTCGGGCAGGAGATCACGGACGCCGAGCTGGACAAGCGGCGTACGGCGGTCGTGCCCGGCGATCTCGCGACGCTGATCTACACGTCCGGTACGACCGGGCGGCCGAAGGGCTGCAAGATCAGCCACTCCAACTTCATGGACGAGCTGGGCACCGCCACGAAGGTGCTGCCCGACCTGTTCAAGCTGGAGGGCGCATCCACGCTGCTGTTCCTGCCGCTGGCGCACGTGTTCGCCCGGATCATCCAGGTCGGCTGCGTGCTGATGCGGGTCAAGGTCGCGCACACCGCCGACGTGAAGAACCTGGTGCCGGACCTCGGCGAGTTCAAGCCGACCTTCATCCTCAGCGTGCCGCGGGTGTTCGAGAAGGTGTTCAACACTGCTTCGCAGACCGCGCACTCGGCCGGCCGGGGCAAGATCTTCGACGCCGCTGCCGAGACGGCGATCGCGTATTCGGAGGCGCAGGACAAGGGTGGCGCGGGCTTCGGGCTGAAGGCCAAGCACGCGCTCTACGACAAGCTCGTCTACGGCAAGCTGCGCGCGGTGCTCGGTGGGCGCGTGGAGTATGCGGTCTCGGGTGGGGCGCCGCTGGGTAACCGGCTCGGGCATTTCTTCCGCGGCATCGGCGTACCGGTGCTTGAGGGTTATGGGCTGACTGAGACGACTGCTGCGCTGGCCGTGAACCTGCCGGACGACATCCGGGTCGGGACCGTCGGTAAGCCGCTGCCTGGGGTGACCGTTGGGGTGGCCGCCGATGGTGAGCTCTGCTTCAAGGGCGGGCAGGTCATGCTCGGGTACTGGAAGAACGACGAGGCGACGGCTGCCGCGATCGACTCGGACGGGTGGTTCCACACCGGCGACCTGGGCGAGTTCGACGCCGACGGGTTCATCAAGATCACCGGGCGCAAGAAGGAGATCCTGGTGACCGCGGGCGGCAAGAACGTCGCCCCCGCGGTGCTGGAGGACCGGATCCGCCTGCACCCACTGGTCAGCCAGTGCATGGTCGTCGGCGACGGCAAACCCTTCATCGCCGCCCTCGTCACGATCGACCCGGAGACCATCCCGGCCTGGGCCGAGAAGCACGGCAAGCCGAACGACATGTCGGTCCTGGTGGACGACAAGGACCTGATCGCCGAGATCCAGACCGCGATCGACGACGCCAACACCGCCGTCTCGAAGGCCGAAGGCATCAAGAAGTTCAGCATCCTGGAAGAGGACTGGACCCAGGAGAACGGCGAACTCTCGCTGAAGCTCTCGCTCCGCCGCCACATCGTGATGAAGAAGCACGAGGCCGACGTCGAGGCGCTCTACCAGAAGTAG
- a CDS encoding ROK family glucokinase, translated as MALTQALTIGIDIGGTKVAAGVVDPEGNILDRLRRDTPTKDPRETEDAIAEIVHDLESRHDVIAVGIGAAGFVDGTRSSVLFAPHLAWRHEPLRDAVERRLGLPVVVENDANAAAWSEWRFGGGQGESHLVCVTLGTGIGGAILNDGALQRGKFGIAGEFGHMQVVPGGHRCECGNRGCWEQYASGNSLTREARELALSGSPVAHNLLRAADGDPRKINGPMVTKLAKDGDPVAIELLEDVGRWLGIGLANLAAALDPGTFVIGGGVSDAGELLLAPAREAFKRTLTGRGFRPEARIVRAVLGPEAGMVGAADLAREEATWLRRVRVKTTAVTAKTAAARSGRSTRLERAARKSVGRRTGMRTAEPVLKEPALKESTLKEPAPAELNGDTEA; from the coding sequence ATGGCTCTGACGCAGGCGCTGACGATCGGGATCGACATCGGTGGCACCAAGGTGGCCGCCGGGGTGGTTGATCCAGAGGGCAACATCCTGGACCGGTTGCGCCGGGACACACCCACCAAGGACCCGCGCGAGACCGAGGACGCGATCGCCGAGATCGTGCACGACCTCGAGTCGCGGCACGACGTGATCGCGGTCGGGATCGGCGCGGCCGGCTTCGTCGACGGCACCCGCTCGTCCGTACTGTTCGCCCCGCACCTGGCTTGGCGGCACGAGCCGCTGCGCGACGCCGTCGAGCGCCGTCTTGGGCTGCCCGTGGTGGTCGAGAACGACGCGAACGCGGCTGCCTGGTCGGAGTGGCGGTTCGGCGGGGGGCAGGGTGAGAGCCACCTGGTCTGCGTCACGCTCGGTACCGGTATCGGCGGCGCGATCCTGAACGACGGTGCTCTGCAGCGCGGCAAGTTCGGTATCGCCGGCGAGTTCGGGCACATGCAGGTGGTACCGGGCGGGCACCGCTGCGAGTGCGGTAACCGTGGCTGCTGGGAGCAGTACGCGTCGGGTAACTCACTGACCCGCGAGGCCCGTGAGCTGGCGCTTTCCGGTTCGCCGGTGGCGCACAACCTGTTGCGCGCGGCTGATGGCGATCCGCGCAAGATCAACGGGCCGATGGTCACCAAGCTGGCCAAGGACGGCGATCCGGTGGCGATCGAGTTGCTGGAGGATGTCGGCCGCTGGCTCGGCATCGGGCTGGCCAACCTCGCCGCTGCGCTCGACCCCGGCACGTTCGTGATCGGCGGTGGCGTGTCGGACGCGGGGGAGTTGCTGCTCGCTCCCGCGCGTGAGGCGTTCAAGCGGACGCTGACCGGGCGTGGGTTCCGGCCCGAGGCGCGGATCGTACGGGCAGTACTGGGTCCTGAGGCCGGTATGGTCGGAGCGGCCGACCTGGCTCGTGAAGAGGCGACCTGGCTGCGTCGGGTGCGGGTCAAGACGACTGCGGTGACGGCGAAGACGGCTGCCGCCCGGAGTGGACGATCGACCCGGTTGGAGCGGGCTGCCCGCAAGTCCGTCGGACGGCGTACCGGCATGCGAACCGCCGAGCCCGTCCTGAAGGAACCGGCACTGAAGGAATCGACGCTGAAGGAACCAGCGCCTGCCGAGCTGAACGGCGACACCGAGGCATGA
- a CDS encoding ArsA family ATPase — protein MTRILLYTGKGGVGKTTSAAGTATLAALRGLRTLVLSTDAAHSLSDAFDSEVGGEPTEIDNLLFVQQIDAQRRFERSWGDIQAYLRSVLNVIGVDPIEAEELTVLPGAEEVLALLEVRDHVRSGRWDVIVVDCAPTAETLRLLALPDALTWYLGRIFNAERKVVRAFRPWLSKASGLPMPDDTVFDALRRLQGDLADIRTLLTGPDASVRLVLTPEAVVVAEARRSLTTLSLFGYRVDGVIANRVFPTAGADNWRRQWVAAQRGILDDVADSFRPLPIWESPYRACEPVGVEELAAFAVEMYGKDDPFTRATDETSLWVDRHIDTDGRTYTLTMPLPLASASDLELARHGDELIITVGSYRRVIPLPAALARGVVAGARLDDGRLQVRFAPREPLPRAMDLPPANGSLDSVEGLAQEIREQMSQQFDNEPTAISEGTR, from the coding sequence GTGACTCGGATTCTGCTTTACACGGGTAAAGGCGGCGTGGGGAAGACCACCTCTGCTGCCGGTACTGCGACGCTCGCCGCGTTGCGGGGGCTGCGCACGCTGGTGCTGTCGACGGATGCCGCGCACTCGTTGTCGGATGCATTCGACAGCGAGGTCGGTGGCGAGCCGACCGAGATCGACAACCTGCTGTTCGTCCAGCAGATCGACGCGCAACGCAGGTTCGAGCGCTCCTGGGGTGACATCCAGGCGTACCTGCGCTCGGTGCTGAACGTGATCGGCGTCGACCCGATCGAGGCCGAGGAGCTGACCGTGCTGCCGGGCGCCGAGGAGGTGCTCGCGCTGCTCGAGGTGCGTGACCACGTCCGGTCCGGCCGCTGGGACGTGATCGTCGTCGACTGCGCGCCGACCGCCGAGACGCTGCGGCTGCTCGCGTTGCCCGATGCCCTGACCTGGTACTTGGGTCGCATCTTCAACGCCGAGCGCAAGGTCGTCCGCGCCTTCCGGCCGTGGCTCAGCAAGGCTTCGGGGCTGCCGATGCCCGACGACACTGTCTTTGACGCACTGCGCCGCCTGCAGGGCGACCTGGCCGACATCCGCACCTTGCTGACCGGCCCCGATGCCTCAGTACGCCTGGTACTGACCCCTGAAGCCGTCGTCGTCGCCGAGGCCAGGCGCTCGCTGACAACCCTGTCCCTGTTCGGGTATCGCGTCGACGGCGTCATCGCGAACCGGGTCTTCCCGACGGCCGGCGCCGACAACTGGCGACGGCAATGGGTCGCGGCGCAGCGGGGGATTCTCGACGATGTCGCCGATTCGTTTCGCCCGCTGCCGATCTGGGAGTCGCCGTACCGTGCCTGCGAGCCGGTCGGGGTCGAGGAGCTCGCGGCGTTCGCGGTCGAGATGTACGGCAAGGACGACCCGTTCACCCGGGCGACCGACGAGACCTCGTTGTGGGTGGACCGGCATATCGACACCGACGGCCGCACGTACACGCTGACCATGCCGCTGCCGCTCGCGTCGGCAAGCGACCTGGAGCTGGCGCGGCATGGCGACGAGCTGATCATCACGGTCGGTTCGTACCGGCGGGTGATTCCGTTGCCGGCTGCGCTCGCGCGCGGAGTTGTCGCGGGCGCAAGGCTGGATGACGGGCGGCTGCAAGTGCGCTTCGCTCCGCGTGAGCCGCTGCCGCGGGCGATGGACCTGCCGCCTGCGAACGGTTCGCTGGACTCGGTCGAGGGGCTGGCGCAGGAGATCCGTGAGCAGATGAGCCAGCAGTTCGACAACGAGCCGACGGCGATCTCGGAGGGCACCAGATGA
- a CDS encoding SRPBCC family protein — translation MPALDISCDDLLVAEPAYVAQRLGADTLWKQWWPDLSLIPSERRGLEGVRWAVTGEGIGTAEWWLEPVRDGVIVHWYLRIDPVKAVGERRLAKLRERYVAQYRTNIWRLKDELEQGRAAGEGRTQSEAAIVSSLDPEGVASGQSWQNPSRQRRGESMAEQTTSTIVVNATPKAIMAVIADFEAYPEWADSMRETQVLSTDEAGRPKQVRFKVDAGAISDEYTLDYVWSRNEVTWTLVQAKMVKGMDGSYVLRDLGDQGTEVTYRLAVDVAIPMIGLLKRKAEKVIIDTALKGLKKRVES, via the coding sequence ATGCCGGCGCTAGACATAAGTTGCGACGATCTCCTCGTCGCCGAACCAGCCTACGTTGCCCAGCGACTCGGCGCGGACACCCTGTGGAAACAGTGGTGGCCGGACCTGAGCCTGATTCCGTCGGAGCGTCGCGGCCTGGAAGGTGTGCGCTGGGCGGTGACCGGCGAGGGCATCGGTACGGCGGAATGGTGGCTCGAACCGGTCCGAGACGGAGTGATCGTCCACTGGTACCTCCGGATCGACCCGGTCAAGGCGGTCGGTGAACGCCGGCTGGCGAAACTGCGGGAGCGGTACGTCGCGCAGTACCGGACCAACATCTGGCGGCTGAAGGACGAACTCGAGCAGGGCCGCGCCGCGGGTGAGGGCAGGACGCAGTCCGAAGCCGCGATAGTCTCATCGCTGGACCCCGAGGGCGTGGCCTCCGGTCAGTCCTGGCAGAACCCGTCCCGGCAGCGAAGAGGTGAATCGATGGCAGAGCAGACCACCTCGACCATCGTCGTGAACGCGACCCCGAAGGCGATCATGGCGGTGATCGCGGACTTCGAGGCGTATCCGGAGTGGGCGGACTCGATGCGCGAGACGCAGGTGCTGTCCACGGACGAGGCCGGCCGGCCCAAGCAGGTCCGGTTCAAGGTGGATGCCGGGGCGATCTCCGACGAGTACACGCTGGACTACGTCTGGTCCCGCAACGAGGTCACCTGGACGCTCGTCCAGGCCAAGATGGTCAAGGGCATGGACGGCTCGTACGTCCTGCGCGACCTGGGCGACCAGGGCACCGAGGTGACGTACCGGCTCGCCGTCGACGTGGCGATCCCGATGATCGGCCTGCTCAAGCGCAAGGCCGAAAAGGTCATCATCGACACCGCCCTGAAGGGCCTCAAGAAGCGCGTCGAGTCCTGA
- a CDS encoding S8/S53 family peptidase — MQQDNSGEKSAAAEAKDVPDTPWAEQRRTIQESYGRGRGKAPWRVAIGTGAGDTEFLYEEGVLLVRQEYFYEVRAILVELGLFPSEGEQGRTDADASQAQAERQLVEPVLAGLRLVRLSPERDIDTIEVLEYVTVGGRRDINGRSVSINGAGRDSAALNHVVPLCGNGAGCPATEPEPVPAVSSPYPGYTPDRGAGDGVKVVVVDTGFDAAAPLRSPWLEGVTGDADYAQVGDTLEKYAGHGTFIAGLIRCVAPRAEVVVRGVLNFGGSALESDLVMALDSVLNQDYPDIISMSAGTHAYDATGLLSFRVFNELRLSHHKGVALVVAAGNDSSRKPFWPAASPFSVSVGALSTSWQGRAPFSNFGGWVDVYAPGQDLVNAFPVGSYQYHEPPNVVPNQPPRVERFYGMARWSGTSFSTPIVAGLIAARMTQTGENGTEAAAALIKEAQQNAQPGVGAVLLPE, encoded by the coding sequence ATGCAGCAAGACAATTCGGGCGAAAAGTCGGCGGCCGCCGAGGCGAAGGATGTACCCGATACGCCGTGGGCCGAGCAGCGACGAACCATTCAAGAAAGCTACGGCCGTGGACGGGGCAAGGCGCCCTGGCGGGTCGCGATCGGAACCGGTGCCGGGGATACCGAGTTCCTCTATGAGGAAGGCGTTCTGCTCGTCCGGCAGGAGTACTTCTACGAGGTGCGCGCCATCCTCGTGGAGCTCGGACTGTTCCCCTCCGAAGGCGAACAGGGCCGGACGGACGCGGACGCCAGTCAAGCTCAGGCCGAGCGTCAACTGGTCGAGCCTGTGCTCGCGGGCCTTCGGCTCGTCCGGTTGTCGCCGGAACGGGACATCGACACGATCGAGGTACTGGAGTACGTCACCGTCGGCGGCCGGCGGGACATCAACGGACGGTCGGTGTCGATCAACGGCGCCGGCCGGGACAGCGCCGCGCTGAACCATGTTGTCCCACTGTGTGGCAACGGTGCCGGATGTCCCGCGACCGAGCCCGAACCGGTACCGGCCGTCAGCTCGCCGTACCCCGGTTACACCCCGGATCGCGGAGCCGGCGACGGGGTGAAGGTCGTCGTGGTCGACACCGGGTTCGACGCGGCCGCTCCGCTGCGCAGCCCGTGGCTCGAGGGCGTGACCGGTGACGCCGACTACGCGCAGGTCGGCGACACCCTGGAAAAGTACGCAGGTCATGGGACCTTCATCGCCGGACTCATCCGCTGCGTCGCACCGCGGGCCGAGGTCGTGGTCCGGGGCGTGCTGAACTTCGGCGGCTCGGCACTGGAGTCGGACCTGGTCATGGCGCTCGACTCCGTCCTCAACCAGGACTACCCCGACATCATCAGCATGTCGGCCGGTACCCACGCCTACGACGCGACCGGGCTGCTCAGCTTCCGGGTCTTCAACGAACTGCGGCTGAGCCACCACAAGGGCGTCGCCCTGGTTGTTGCGGCAGGCAACGATTCGAGCCGGAAGCCGTTCTGGCCGGCCGCGTCGCCGTTCAGCGTCTCGGTCGGCGCGCTCTCCACCAGCTGGCAGGGACGGGCGCCGTTCAGCAACTTCGGCGGCTGGGTGGACGTCTATGCGCCGGGCCAGGATCTCGTCAACGCCTTCCCGGTCGGCAGCTACCAGTACCACGAACCGCCGAACGTGGTCCCGAACCAGCCGCCTCGGGTGGAGCGGTTCTACGGCATGGCCAGATGGAGTGGTACTTCGTTCAGTACGCCGATCGTTGCGGGGCTGATCGCCGCCCGGATGACCCAGACCGGCGAGAACGGCACCGAGGCGGCGGCCGCGCTCATCAAGGAGGCGCAGCAGAACGCCCAACCCGGGGTCGGGGCGGTATTGCTGCCTGAGTAG
- a CDS encoding ROK family glucokinase — protein MGLSIGIDVGGTKIAAGVVDADGTIIARTHRDTPADSVDATAAAIIDAAAELIKDHQVEAVGIGAAGFVSSDRSTVLFAPNLAWRDEPLGARIGEALKVPVVVENDANAAAWGEFAFGAAKDVEHMVCLTVGTGIGGGVVIGGELLRGAHGVAAELGHMRVVPGGHRCGCGARGCWEQYASGRALVREGRAQAESGSLAAAQMLSVCGITDPAELTGPMITEAAAQGDPCAVELLDDLGRWLGEGLASIATLFDPSTIVIGGGVSAAKELIITSARTAFEKNLPAKANRPHPAFGLAELGNDAGLIGAADLARKPAPAPEKQR, from the coding sequence ATGGGATTGAGCATCGGCATCGACGTCGGCGGCACCAAGATCGCCGCGGGCGTCGTCGACGCGGACGGCACGATCATCGCGCGCACGCACCGCGACACCCCGGCCGACTCGGTGGACGCGACGGCGGCGGCGATCATCGACGCGGCCGCCGAGCTGATCAAGGACCACCAGGTCGAGGCGGTCGGGATCGGCGCTGCCGGGTTCGTCTCGTCGGACCGCTCGACCGTGCTGTTCGCACCGAACCTGGCCTGGCGGGACGAACCGCTCGGGGCACGGATCGGCGAAGCGCTCAAGGTACCCGTGGTGGTCGAGAACGACGCCAACGCGGCTGCGTGGGGCGAGTTCGCCTTCGGCGCCGCGAAGGATGTCGAGCACATGGTCTGCCTGACGGTCGGTACCGGGATCGGTGGCGGCGTGGTGATCGGCGGCGAGTTGCTGCGCGGTGCTCACGGGGTCGCGGCCGAGCTCGGGCACATGCGCGTCGTACCGGGCGGGCATCGGTGTGGTTGTGGAGCTCGTGGGTGCTGGGAGCAGTACGCGTCTGGGCGGGCGTTGGTCCGTGAAGGGCGCGCGCAGGCTGAGTCTGGATCGTTGGCGGCGGCGCAGATGCTGAGCGTTTGCGGGATCACGGATCCGGCTGAGCTGACCGGGCCGATGATCACCGAGGCCGCGGCTCAGGGCGATCCGTGCGCGGTGGAGTTGCTGGACGACCTCGGGCGGTGGCTGGGCGAGGGGCTGGCGAGTATCGCGACGCTGTTCGACCCGAGCACGATCGTGATCGGCGGCGGGGTGAGCGCGGCCAAAGAGCTGATCATCACCTCGGCCAGGACCGCCTTCGAGAAGAACCTGCCGGCCAAGGCGAACCGGCCGCATCCGGCCTTCGGCCTCGCCGAGCTGGGCAACGACGCCGGCCTGATCGGCGCCGCCGACCTGGCCCGCAAACCGGCTCCGGCACCGGAGAAACAGCGTTGA